In Lactuca sativa cultivar Salinas chromosome 5, Lsat_Salinas_v11, whole genome shotgun sequence, the DNA window atcaaCGTACCTACACATACTAAAAACCGTAGAATGAATTTcacaaaaaaatgttatttcataaaaaaaatgattCTGAAAAAAAAAGATGGTGGTAAACCGAAGAAGGcatatcaaaatcaacaaaaaaaaaaaacgaagatataaacataaatgatggacctgataaatgatttatgtcatagttatccctaaaataaaaaaaaagtcatCAATGAATCTTAACATTGTTGTTGATAGTGACAACAACTCAAATTAAGGAAAAAAAGACCTGATATTAGAGATGAAGTGGAAGAGGATGATTAGCTTCGTTGTAGATTTATTGGTTATAGTTTCTTTGTGGGGGGTTTTATGTGGTTCATTTTGAAGGAACataaataagttgctattttttgaaataaacagtTATATTTCGCAATATAGCtataaaataacaatatattttgaaagtacattgtcaaaTGTTGGATTAGACTTGTTTAGACCCATTTTCACGCATGGTTGGCCGTATATAGTTGTTTTCCGTGTCACAAGTAAAAAGTGTTTGAAGATACTTATATGCGACAAATAAGGTCAttgaactaataaaacaaaaaatattgtctataaagaggtccttcaacGTTATATATATTTACCTATTTTAGTGTaatttctacacatttcaataataccaataatcctgttttttataattattttgtaatatctatataaatttgtattttatttatatgttcccacgtgggtcataatctagtatatatgtatatatagttGCAACTTGGATTTTATACAtaatgtttatttaaaaaaatggaaaatatgGTTTTTTTTGGAGACATGAATCCACTTTTCATGGTCATTTTAGTgaaaatattttcaaattttcactttTTCAAGAAATTAATGATTTGCCTGAGGGGAAATCAAGACGTAAAATTGAAGGTGCCGTATTTTACATCTATATTTGATCTAATGTTAAAAGTTAATTTTGTCCTTTCATATCTTCCACTTTAATCTATATATTTCTTCTTCTACACACAAAAGAAGATATTGTATAAGTACGGTATAATTcactaaaaaaaaatttaatttactTTCCTTAATacattagattattatatgacaTAATTCactcaaaaataaaatttatttacttTCTTTAATACGTctcattattaataaataaaataggaAGGTTGTGGAGGTATTACTGTTGTCGACAAAGGTGGTACGAAAAAGATACTAAAAAAAATGGTTGAAAGAATTTCCGCTTTCTCCTCTCTTTGCCTATAAAATCACACCATTCCCTTAATTGCCTTCTCATCTCTATCCTTCCGTTCATCCCTTTTTCTCCCTCGTCAATTACGTCCACTTTGCTGTTCTGTTGAAAACCAAGTTAAAAGGTGTGATGTATGTATTTGGTCAGGATGATCGAAActactttatttccttttctgaTTTCTCATACTTTTTTCCTCAACATTAGCACACAAAGCTTCATCACGATGATCGAATCAAATTTTAGTTGCTTTTGATTTCTCTGCCATGTAGCTCAATTTTTGCAGAACTTCATATTAGGATTCATCCTTGTTTCtggtttttgtttattatattatcTATTTGAGGACTTCATACTTGTGCTTAAAAGTTCCGATAATGAATCTATCAACTTCATACTTCGATTTAGGGCATTATTagtaataaaatgaattttatatCAGTAAATAATGCCAAGTAGTTGATACTATTCAAGTTTTGAATTCGTGGTGGTGGCCTCTATTGACTTTCTTTCGCTTTTCTTACTTGAATAATCATTCGTCTCTAGAACCATAGATACTGGTGTATCAATAAGCATTAGACACCTGGATTGTTCTTTCTTCTACAAATTTAATTCCTCTGTATTTTAGTAATCAGATCATCTAAAACCTTCCTTCTCTTGCAGTTGAAAACCTTTCTGAGTTTGTGGCCGATCATGGCGGAAAAAGTTTTCACCCGTGTTCACAGTCTGCGAGAGCGTTTGGATTCAACCCTCGCAACTCATCGTAATGAAATCCTAATGGTTCTTTCAAGGTATGTTCTGTTTTCTGGTTCATCTTCTGAGACACAATTTTGCGAATGAttttaatatttgtttataaTCTGATATTCTCAAGGATTGAGAGCCATGGAAAAGGAATATTGAAGCCTCACCAACTCATGGCTGAGTTTGATGCAATCTGCAAGGAGGATACCAAACTTCATGATGGTGCCTTTCATGAAGTTCTCAAATCAACACAGGTATATGATCGAATAAACACACAAAATTAAACGACAATCAATCATGCATCCGCTTGATCCTCTGTTTTTTTTCAACTGATAGGAAGCAATAGTGTTGCCTCCATGGGTTGCTCTTGCTATTCGTCTCCGACCTGGTGTTTGGGAATATGTAAGAGTAAATGTGAATGCTCTGGTCGTTGAAGAATTAACTGTTCCCGAGTATCTTCACTTCAAAGAAGAACTCGTTAATGGATCGTAAGTATCGTTATCCTTTCACCAATAAATTCGCCTCTTTCCTCAGTTTCTTACGCACATGTTTACACAATTTCTGAATCATCGCAGCTCCAATGGCAACTTCGTACTGGAATTGGACTTCGAACCTTTCACCGCATCTTTTCCCCGGCCAACCCTAACCAAGTCCATCGGGAACGGGGTTGAGTTCCTTAATCGCCACCTCTCTGCTAAAATGTTTCACGACAAAGATAGCATGCATCCGCTACTCGATTTCCTCCGTACTCATGCCTGCAAGGGCAAGGTATTACactcaaaaccctaaatttctTCTTGATTCACTTGTTTGATTAAAGTTCTGTACTGAGTTTTTCTGATTTGCAGACGATGATGCTGAATGACAGAATCCAGAACCTGAATTCTCTTCAATCTGTGTTAAGAAAGGCATCGGAGTACCTATCGACACTCGATGCCACCACTCCATACTCTGAATTTGAGCATAAGTTTCAAGAGATCGGATTGGAGAGAGGTTGGGGTGCTAAAGCAGAAGGTGTCATGGAGATGATCCATATGCTACTCGATCTTCTCGAAGCTCCTGATGCATGCACCCTCGAGAAATTTCTTGGAAGAATCCCTATGGTCTTCAACGTTGTCATTCTTTCCCCCCATGGTTACTTCGCTCAAGAAAACGTTTTAGGATACCCCGACACCGGTGGTCAAGTTGTTTACATTCTCGATCAAGTTCCTGCTTTAGAACGTGAGATGCTCAAGAGGATCAAGGAGCAAGGACTTGATATTGTTCCCCGTATTCTCATCGTAAGTCCCCTTTCTTCTTCGTTCAAAATCCTCAATAGTTAATAAAGTTGGTTGTGATGATCGATGTTATTATGAACAGGTAACGAGGCTCCTCCCTGACGCCGTCGGAACCACCTGCGGGCAGCGACTTGAGAAGGTGTTCGGAGCAGAGCATTCTCATATTCTTCGAGTTCCGTTTAGAAACGAAAAAGGTATTCTTCGCAAATGGATCTCTCGTTTCGAGGTGTGGCCATACATCGAGACTTTCACCGAGGATGTCGCCAAAGAAGTCACCGCCGAGTTGCAGGCGAAGCCCGACTTAATCATCGGAAACTACAGCGAGGGAAACCTTGTCGCCTCTTTGCTCGCTCACAAGTTGGGTGTAACTCAATGCACAATCGCTCATGCCCTTGAGAAAACCAAATACCCAGATTCCGATATCTACTGGAAGAACTTCGATGAGAAATACCATTTCTCCTCTCAGTTTACTGCTGATCTTATCGCCATGAATCACACCGACTTCATCATAACCAGTACCTTCCAAGAAATCG includes these proteins:
- the LOC111899117 gene encoding sucrose synthase, whose amino-acid sequence is MAEKVFTRVHSLRERLDSTLATHRNEILMVLSRIESHGKGILKPHQLMAEFDAICKEDTKLHDGAFHEVLKSTQEAIVLPPWVALAIRLRPGVWEYVRVNVNALVVEELTVPEYLHFKEELVNGSSNGNFVLELDFEPFTASFPRPTLTKSIGNGVEFLNRHLSAKMFHDKDSMHPLLDFLRTHACKGKTMMLNDRIQNLNSLQSVLRKASEYLSTLDATTPYSEFEHKFQEIGLERGWGAKAEGVMEMIHMLLDLLEAPDACTLEKFLGRIPMVFNVVILSPHGYFAQENVLGYPDTGGQVVYILDQVPALEREMLKRIKEQGLDIVPRILIVTRLLPDAVGTTCGQRLEKVFGAEHSHILRVPFRNEKGILRKWISRFEVWPYIETFTEDVAKEVTAELQAKPDLIIGNYSEGNLVASLLAHKLGVTQCTIAHALEKTKYPDSDIYWKNFDEKYHFSSQFTADLIAMNHTDFIITSTFQEIAGSKDTVGQYESHTAFTMPGLYRVVHGIDVFDPKFNIVSPGADMGIYYSYSEKEKRLTALHPEIDELLFSSVENEEHLCVLKDKNKPILFTMARLDNVKNLTGLVEWYAKNERLRELVNLVVVGGDRRKQSKDLEEQAQMKKMYDLIEEYKLNGQFRWISSQMNRVRNGELYRVIADTRGAFIQPAFYEAFGLTVVEAMTCGLPTFATLHGGPAEIIVHGKSGFHIDPYHGDQVTELLVKFFEKTKADPSHWEAISKGAEQRIQEKYTWQIYSDRLLTLAGVYGFWKHVSKLDRLEIRRYLEMFYALKYRKMAESVPLAVDE